One Campylobacter concisus DNA segment encodes these proteins:
- a CDS encoding dihydrolipoyl dehydrogenase family protein: MKYDIVIIGFGKAGKTLAVKAAALGKKVALIERSPKMYGGTCINVGCIPTKRLITAAKEAIYADNSVENEYYTLSIENKNKLISALNSKNYAMLNDKENIDVIDGVGSFKDKNSVLVTTSNGEQKVVEGEFIIINTGSKEAYAPFEITNSNVFSSKTLLDLKTMPKHLVIVGSGFIGIEFASMFANFGSKVTIVGRSPLLKNEDEDIAKSVKDALNVQGIEILEGCEIESLKDNALNFKQDGEDRIIKADAFLVALGRVANLDDLNLKEAGVELNEKGFIKTNERLQTNVSNIYAVGDVRGGELFTYTSLDDFRIVFSQIFGDKKRTTQNRSIHANVLFTDTPLARVGVNAKEASKLGLNFKELKLSMAAVPGAKVLNHDVGMLKAIVEASSGEILGASFHCIYANEIINEIAIAMNLKANANFFKNQIFTHPSISEALNDLFGQY, encoded by the coding sequence ATGAAATATGACATTGTTATTATTGGATTTGGTAAGGCTGGCAAAACACTAGCTGTAAAGGCTGCTGCGCTTGGTAAAAAAGTCGCGCTAATCGAGAGATCGCCAAAGATGTATGGAGGCACTTGTATAAACGTAGGCTGCATACCGACAAAACGTCTAATCACAGCTGCAAAAGAGGCGATATATGCAGATAATAGCGTTGAAAACGAGTATTACACGCTTAGTATCGAAAACAAAAATAAGCTAATCTCAGCTTTAAATTCTAAAAACTATGCGATGTTAAATGATAAAGAAAATATCGACGTGATCGATGGCGTTGGCTCGTTTAAAGATAAAAATAGCGTCCTAGTTACGACATCAAATGGCGAGCAAAAAGTCGTTGAAGGCGAATTTATCATCATAAATACCGGCTCAAAAGAGGCGTATGCGCCATTTGAGATAACAAACTCAAATGTATTTTCAAGTAAAACCTTGCTCGATCTCAAAACTATGCCAAAACATCTTGTCATCGTTGGCAGCGGCTTCATCGGCATCGAGTTTGCATCGATGTTTGCAAATTTTGGCTCAAAAGTGACCATCGTCGGACGCTCACCACTTCTAAAAAATGAAGATGAAGACATAGCTAAAAGCGTAAAAGATGCGCTAAACGTGCAGGGCATCGAAATTTTAGAGGGCTGCGAGATAGAGAGCCTAAAAGACAATGCGCTAAATTTCAAACAAGACGGTGAAGACAGGATCATCAAGGCAGATGCGTTCTTGGTGGCGCTTGGTAGGGTGGCAAATTTAGATGATCTAAATTTAAAAGAAGCTGGCGTCGAGCTAAATGAAAAAGGCTTTATAAAGACAAATGAGCGCCTTCAAACAAATGTGTCAAACATCTACGCAGTGGGTGACGTGCGCGGCGGAGAGCTTTTTACCTACACTAGCTTGGATGATTTTAGGATAGTTTTCTCGCAAATTTTTGGCGATAAAAAACGCACCACACAAAACAGAAGCATCCACGCAAATGTGCTATTTACCGACACTCCGTTAGCAAGAGTTGGCGTAAATGCAAAAGAAGCTAGCAAGCTTGGGCTAAATTTCAAGGAGCTAAAGCTTAGCATGGCAGCAGTGCCAGGAGCAAAGGTGCTAAATCACGATGTGGGCATGCTAAAAGCGATCGTTGAAGCAAGTAGCGGCGAAATTTTGGGGGCGAGCTTTCACTGCATCTACGCAAATGAGATCATAAACGAGATCGCGATCGCTATGAATTTAAAAGCAAATGCAAATTTCTTTAAAAACCAAATTTTCACTCACCCAAGCATCAGCGAAGCCCTAAATGACTTGTTTGGACAATACTAA
- a CDS encoding tetratricopeptide repeat protein: MKKVLNFGLIVAASFMLSGCWSWQKMVSFGFWQSDEEARAERLELEKEKMVQNCESGNSIDCNNLAVNFSNEKDFVKAKGYYEKACNAGLATACSNLGQIYEQGLVDEQKDIEKALKLYKLACDSGDGVGCYNEAMGLKSYIESENLKTHKIDRNKAEARVLKLLVKSCELEYAQSCFLLAKLSGDETKADALYKRACQLGKCVDKK; this comes from the coding sequence GTGAAAAAAGTTTTAAATTTTGGACTTATCGTAGCTGCTAGCTTTATGCTAAGTGGCTGCTGGTCGTGGCAAAAGATGGTGAGCTTTGGCTTTTGGCAAAGTGATGAGGAGGCTAGGGCGGAGCGTCTTGAGCTCGAAAAAGAGAAGATGGTGCAAAACTGCGAGAGCGGAAATAGCATCGACTGCAACAACCTAGCTGTAAATTTTAGCAACGAAAAGGACTTCGTAAAGGCAAAGGGCTACTATGAAAAGGCGTGCAACGCTGGGCTTGCGACTGCTTGCTCAAATTTAGGTCAAATTTACGAGCAAGGGCTAGTTGATGAGCAAAAAGATATCGAAAAGGCTCTAAAGCTTTATAAACTAGCTTGCGATAGTGGCGACGGCGTTGGCTGCTACAACGAGGCAATGGGACTAAAGTCATACATCGAAAGCGAAAATTTAAAAACTCATAAGATAGATAGAAACAAGGCTGAGGCTAGGGTGCTAAAGCTTTTGGTAAAGAGCTGCGAGCTTGAGTATGCGCAGTCTTGCTTCTTGCTTGCAAAGCTAAGCGGCGATGAAACAAAGGCAGACGCACTTTATAAAAGAGCCTGCCAACTTGGCAAATGCGTGGATAAAAAGTAA
- the prfB gene encoding peptide chain release factor 2, producing the protein MDSYEYNELLKKLQTKVENIGSIVKPDEIKARLKEIEAIEQDPDFWQDIARAGALNKEKTKISNMLAKFSDANQAVSDAKELFELANSENDEETINSLFEDAKNLDEKIVNLEISMLLSGEDDGKNAIVSIHPGAGGTESNDWASMLYRMYLRFCEREGFKVETLDFQEGEEAGLKDVSFIVKGENAYGYFKAENGIHRLVRTSPFDSAGRRHTSFSSVMVSPEVDDDIEIEIEEKDLKIDTYRASGAGGQHVNKTESAIRITHIPTGIVVQCQNDRSQHKNRATAMKMLKSRLYELELMKQQEASNSVEKSEIGWGHQIRSYVLFPYQQVKDNRSGEAYSQTDAILDGDIKKMIEGVLIAQKAEA; encoded by the coding sequence TTGGATAGTTACGAATACAACGAGCTTTTAAAGAAGCTACAAACAAAAGTTGAAAATATAGGCTCTATCGTAAAGCCTGACGAGATAAAGGCTAGGCTAAAAGAGATCGAGGCTATAGAGCAAGACCCTGACTTTTGGCAAGATATCGCAAGAGCTGGGGCATTAAATAAAGAAAAGACAAAAATTTCAAACATGCTTGCTAAATTTAGTGACGCCAATCAAGCAGTTAGCGACGCAAAGGAGCTCTTTGAACTAGCAAATTCTGAAAATGACGAGGAGACTATAAATTCTTTATTTGAAGATGCTAAAAATTTAGATGAAAAGATAGTAAATTTAGAAATTTCTATGCTTTTAAGCGGCGAAGATGACGGCAAAAACGCGATCGTATCGATACACCCAGGAGCTGGCGGCACTGAGAGCAACGACTGGGCGAGCATGCTTTATAGGATGTATCTTAGATTTTGCGAGCGTGAGGGCTTTAAGGTCGAGACTCTGGACTTTCAAGAGGGCGAAGAGGCTGGACTAAAGGATGTGAGCTTTATCGTAAAAGGCGAAAATGCTTATGGATATTTCAAAGCAGAAAATGGCATCCATAGGCTCGTTCGCACAAGCCCATTTGATAGTGCAGGACGCCGCCACACGAGCTTTTCTAGTGTCATGGTAAGCCCTGAAGTAGATGATGATATAGAGATCGAGATAGAAGAAAAAGATCTAAAGATAGACACTTATAGAGCTAGTGGCGCAGGCGGTCAGCACGTAAATAAAACTGAGTCAGCCATCCGCATCACGCACATACCTACTGGCATCGTTGTGCAGTGTCAAAACGACCGCAGCCAGCATAAAAACAGAGCCACAGCGATGAAAATGCTAAAGTCTCGCCTTTACGAGCTTGAGCTGATGAAACAGCAAGAGGCGAGCAACAGCGTCGAAAAGAGCGAGATCGGCTGGGGGCACCAGATAAGATCGTATGTGCTTTTCCCATACCAGCAGGTAAAAGACAACCGCAGCGGCGAGGCATACTCACAAACTGACGCGATACTTGATGGGGATATCAAAAAGATGATAGAGGGCGTCTTGATCGCTCAAAAGGCTGAGGCGTAG
- the panC gene encoding pantoate--beta-alanine ligase — protein sequence MQIIRTIKELENFVQNASGKIGFVPTMGALHNGHVSLIKKCVSENEISIVSTFVNPTQFLPGEDLEKYPRKEQSDIQICEQNGVSAIFIPNENELYFEDEPLIVAPKKLSAILEGKTRPGHFDGVLRVLNKLFRLTRANSVYMGKKDTQQLIIVQNMIKTFFLNIELVACDIVREPDGLALSSRNVYICDEDKCNALRLSRSLNKAQNLIQNGEEDASEVKANMLEVLEPLKVDYVVVTDRNLNEISKVEKGNTIILVAAFVGKTRLIDNIWI from the coding sequence ATGCAGATCATAAGAACTATAAAAGAGCTTGAAAATTTTGTCCAAAACGCAAGTGGTAAGATCGGTTTTGTCCCGACAATGGGCGCACTTCACAACGGACACGTTAGCCTTATAAAAAAATGCGTGAGCGAAAATGAGATAAGTATCGTCTCAACTTTCGTAAATCCAACTCAATTTCTACCAGGCGAAGACCTAGAAAAATATCCAAGAAAAGAGCAAAGCGACATCCAAATTTGCGAGCAAAACGGCGTTAGCGCTATCTTCATCCCAAACGAAAATGAGCTTTACTTTGAAGATGAGCCGCTCATCGTTGCCCCAAAGAAGCTTTCAGCCATTTTAGAGGGCAAAACTAGGCCAGGACACTTTGATGGCGTCTTAAGAGTGCTAAATAAGCTATTTCGCCTAACTCGTGCAAATAGCGTCTACATGGGTAAAAAAGACACCCAACAGCTCATCATCGTGCAAAATATGATAAAGACATTTTTCTTAAACATCGAGCTAGTTGCCTGCGATATCGTTAGAGAGCCAGACGGCCTAGCACTTTCAAGCAGAAACGTCTATATCTGCGACGAAGATAAGTGCAACGCGCTAAGGCTTTCAAGATCGCTAAATAAAGCACAAAATTTGATCCAAAATGGCGAAGAAGACGCGAGCGAGGTCAAGGCAAACATGCTTGAGGTACTTGAGCCGCTAAAAGTTGATTATGTCGTGGTTACAGATAGAAATTTAAATGAAATTTCAAAGGTAGAAAAAGGCAACACCATCATCTTAGTAGCCGCCTTTGTAGGCAAAACTAGGCTAATAGACAACATCTGGATCTAA
- the tilS gene encoding tRNA lysidine(34) synthetase TilS encodes MISQNVLGRLSSGANLLAFSHGVDSTALFYILDKAGVKFDLAIVDHNVREQSKFEVESAKELASKFGKEIYVKSVNLAGSNFEKNAREARYEFFSEICQKYSYENLILAHQFDDKFEWFLMQLGKGAGLKELFGMSELEKRKHFWLVRPLLNLRKKELQNYLDERSLRYFIDETNLEGKLKRSFVRLNFSEPFLDEYFSGVKKSFEFLEADRQILLPKITKMSDEIFVVKNDSNVVRGVDMAAKELNVLLSKAQKDELSANLAKQTSVVLSGKIAVGYANKYILVTPFCKAVMPKIFKEKARILKLPAINRSYLFTKGVQIENLSKFF; translated from the coding sequence ATGATAAGCCAAAATGTGCTTGGTAGGCTAAGCTCAGGCGCAAACCTGCTTGCCTTCTCGCATGGCGTCGATAGCACCGCACTTTTTTACATTTTAGACAAAGCTGGGGTCAAATTTGATCTAGCCATAGTCGATCACAACGTTAGAGAGCAGAGTAAATTTGAAGTTGAAAGCGCCAAAGAGCTTGCTAGCAAATTTGGCAAAGAGATCTACGTAAAAAGTGTAAATTTGGCTGGTTCAAATTTTGAAAAAAATGCGCGCGAAGCAAGGTATGAGTTTTTTAGCGAAATTTGCCAAAAATATAGCTATGAAAATTTGATCCTAGCTCACCAGTTTGACGATAAATTTGAGTGGTTTTTGATGCAGCTTGGCAAGGGTGCTGGGCTAAAAGAGCTCTTTGGCATGAGCGAGCTTGAAAAAAGAAAGCACTTTTGGCTCGTTAGACCGCTTTTAAATTTACGTAAAAAAGAGCTACAAAACTATCTTGACGAACGAAGCTTACGCTACTTTATCGATGAGACAAATTTAGAAGGCAAGCTTAAAAGAAGCTTTGTGAGATTAAATTTTAGCGAGCCATTTTTGGACGAGTATTTTAGCGGCGTGAAAAAAAGCTTTGAGTTTTTAGAGGCTGATAGGCAAATTTTGTTGCCAAAGATCACGAAAATGAGCGATGAAATTTTTGTCGTAAAAAATGATAGCAACGTTGTGCGAGGCGTCGATATGGCAGCAAAAGAGCTAAATGTGCTTTTAAGCAAGGCTCAAAAAGATGAGCTAAGTGCAAATTTAGCAAAGCAAACAAGCGTGGTGTTAAGTGGCAAGATCGCCGTTGGCTACGCTAATAAATATATCTTAGTAACGCCATTTTGCAAAGCCGTAATGCCAAAAATATTTAAAGAAAAGGCTAGAATTTTAAAGCTCCCAGCGATAAATAGGAGCTACTTATTTACAAAGGGCGTTCAAATAGAAAACCTTTCTAAATTTTTTTAG
- the gmhA gene encoding D-sedoheptulose 7-phosphate isomerase: protein MLKTMIKNELEAHQKTFSEHVNLLSSLERACQMVADTLKNGKKVLICGNGGSAADAQHFAAELTGRYKSERQPLPGIALTTDTSALTAIGNDYGFDYIFSRQFEALAQPGDLLVAISTSGNSKNVLEAIKSAKKMGASVLGLSGKGGGAMNEGCDLNLVVSSSDTARIQESHIFFIHTICQAVDEAFRG from the coding sequence ATGCTAAAAACAATGATAAAAAATGAGCTCGAGGCTCACCAAAAGACCTTTAGCGAGCATGTAAATTTGCTGAGCAGCCTAGAGCGTGCTTGCCAGATGGTGGCTGATACGCTAAAAAATGGCAAAAAGGTGCTCATATGTGGCAACGGCGGCTCTGCGGCGGACGCTCAACACTTTGCAGCCGAGCTAACTGGCAGATATAAAAGCGAGCGCCAGCCACTACCTGGCATCGCGCTAACTACTGATACCTCGGCACTTACGGCCATTGGCAACGACTATGGCTTTGACTACATTTTCTCACGCCAGTTTGAGGCCTTAGCTCAGCCAGGCGACTTGCTCGTGGCGATCTCAACTAGTGGCAACAGCAAAAATGTCCTTGAGGCTATAAAAAGTGCCAAGAAAATGGGCGCATCAGTGCTTGGACTTAGCGGCAAAGGAGGTGGTGCGATGAATGAAGGTTGCGATCTAAATTTAGTCGTTAGCTCAAGCGATACGGCAAGAATTCAAGAGTCGCACATCTTTTTCATACACACGATCTGTCAAGCTGTAGATGAGGCTTTTAGGGGTTAA
- a CDS encoding tetratricopeptide repeat protein, with product MKKYLLLLTALFFTGCLNVIGIGDTPKQDDSWQQPKDEKVVQNKEQISKNAIDLLTPKCESGDAEACNDLGVNFELMKEYDNAYANYKKACDAKVQLACSNLGTLYENGLGVKKDPKKAVEIYKDSCNSGGVQACYHLGNAYRKGEIVKQDYYLAMEAYTNACNAGDLPSCANIGAMYELGLGMNKDEKRAYGIYKVACFRGLNKACPQMKRLGAKLGM from the coding sequence ATGAAAAAATATCTACTACTTTTAACTGCTCTATTTTTCACAGGCTGCTTAAATGTCATCGGCATCGGGGATACGCCAAAACAAGATGACTCATGGCAGCAGCCAAAGGACGAAAAAGTGGTGCAAAACAAAGAGCAAATTTCAAAAAATGCTATCGATCTTTTAACACCAAAGTGCGAGAGCGGCGATGCTGAAGCGTGCAACGACTTGGGTGTAAATTTTGAGCTTATGAAAGAGTATGACAACGCTTACGCAAACTATAAAAAGGCTTGCGATGCGAAAGTGCAGCTTGCTTGCTCAAACCTTGGCACGCTCTATGAAAACGGTCTTGGCGTAAAAAAAGATCCAAAAAAAGCGGTCGAAATTTACAAAGATAGCTGCAACAGTGGCGGTGTGCAAGCTTGCTACCACCTAGGCAACGCCTACCGCAAGGGCGAGATTGTCAAACAAGACTACTACCTAGCGATGGAGGCCTACACAAACGCTTGCAACGCTGGGGATCTGCCAAGCTGCGCAAATATCGGCGCTATGTATGAGCTAGGGCTTGGCATGAACAAGGATGAAAAAAGAGCTTATGGAATTTACAAAGTCGCTTGCTTTCGCGGTCTAAACAAGGCGTGCCCACAGATGAAAAGACTTGGCGCAAAGCTTGGCATGTAA
- a CDS encoding SseB family protein, translating into MQEAMDKFLSDPSEKNEVNLISALKRASFFAPVLLNQALAKPDGGVVYEEEGSNIKFILLEDEGEKLSYFPAFTSKEAMKLWRNDSEQESIEIGLKEYLAMLKESSYAGIVVDAFSYDFVLKRELIEKILA; encoded by the coding sequence ATGCAAGAAGCGATGGATAAATTTTTAAGTGATCCTAGCGAGAAAAATGAGGTAAATTTGATATCGGCTTTAAAAAGGGCCAGCTTTTTCGCTCCGGTGCTTTTAAACCAAGCGCTCGCAAAGCCTGATGGTGGCGTAGTTTATGAGGAGGAGGGCTCAAATATCAAATTTATCCTACTTGAAGATGAGGGCGAGAAGCTTAGCTATTTTCCGGCATTTACAAGTAAAGAGGCGATGAAGCTTTGGCGAAACGACAGCGAGCAAGAAAGCATTGAGATAGGGCTAAAAGAGTATCTTGCGATGTTAAAAGAGAGCAGTTATGCTGGCATCGTGGTCGATGCTTTTAGCTATGACTTCGTGCTAAAAAGAGAGCTTATAGAGAAAATCCTCGCTTAG
- a CDS encoding tetratricopeptide repeat protein: MKKFIIFLFSILLFWGCSAEQISQNLGLSEPPLDPEVEQIADAIYLYNEGNYPKACKRFYDYAKDGNVLAMQQTGVCFRDGKGFSKDILRALFWFETAGRYGNIDGLRSAGYIYEYGLGVNKNLEKAIYFYEKATSLGSSEASYDLGLIYLGKNDYKKARIYLDEACYHGKEEACMKLKEMKF, encoded by the coding sequence ATGAAAAAATTTATCATTTTTCTATTTAGTATTTTGCTATTTTGGGGCTGTTCTGCAGAGCAAATTTCGCAAAATTTAGGTCTTAGCGAGCCACCACTTGATCCTGAAGTAGAGCAGATAGCAGACGCCATCTACTTATATAACGAGGGCAACTACCCAAAAGCTTGCAAGAGATTTTACGACTACGCAAAAGATGGCAATGTCCTAGCCATGCAGCAAACTGGCGTTTGTTTTCGTGATGGCAAAGGCTTTAGCAAAGATATCTTAAGAGCACTTTTTTGGTTTGAGACAGCTGGCAGATACGGCAACATAGATGGTCTTAGAAGTGCTGGATATATCTACGAATACGGCCTTGGGGTCAATAAAAATTTAGAAAAAGCGATATATTTTTATGAAAAAGCCACAAGCCTTGGCTCAAGTGAAGCTAGCTACGATCTAGGGCTTATATATCTAGGTAAAAACGACTATAAGAAAGCGAGAATTTATCTTGACGAGGCTTGCTACCATGGCAAAGAAGAGGCATGTATGAAGCTAAAAGAGATGAAATTTTAA
- a CDS encoding helix-turn-helix domain-containing protein, which produces MPKNEAKLFFLLVSNIEKVVSYEVIETYVWGEKSMSNEALRMTIKKIRAKTDADLIKNISGVGYRLSGAN; this is translated from the coding sequence ATGCCAAAAAATGAGGCAAAACTCTTCTTTTTGCTCGTGAGTAATATAGAAAAAGTGGTGAGTTACGAAGTGATAGAAACCTATGTCTGGGGTGAAAAATCGATGAGCAACGAAGCGCTTAGAATGACTATCAAAAAGATAAGGGCAAAAACTGACGCCGACCTCATCAAAAACATCTCAGGCGTGGGATATAGACTTAGCGGAGCAAATTAA
- the rimO gene encoding 30S ribosomal protein S12 methylthiotransferase RimO — MPKLHLISLGCNKNLVDSEIMLGRLQNYDITDDISDADVIIVNTCGFIKSAKEESIQTILEMHEARKNGSLLVVTGCLMQRYKDELIKELPEVDLFTGVADYDKIDEIILKRQNLFSPQTYLQANEERVITGSNYHAYIKISEGCNQKCSFCAIPTFKGKLKSRSLENIVNEVKNLVKKGYYDFSFLSQDSSSYMRDHGVSDGLINLIDEIEKIKGVRSARILYLYPSTTSKELIERIIASPIFHNYFDMPIQHISENMLKIMKRGSGAKKIKELLNLMRNAKNSFLRTGVIVGHPGESEEDFDELCEFLEEFKFDRISAFAYSKEEDTASFEMEQIPAKIISKRLSKIEKITKKAINESLQKELGKQIYASLEGESSEGEMFYAAKKDIWDKDIDGEILINESDVKELEIGSLYLCEVSDTVDQKLVATIIKKAK; from the coding sequence ATGCCAAAACTTCATCTAATCTCGCTTGGTTGTAATAAAAATTTAGTTGATTCTGAGATCATGCTGGGACGCTTGCAAAACTACGATATCACGGACGATATCAGCGACGCAGACGTCATTATCGTAAATACTTGTGGATTTATCAAATCTGCCAAAGAAGAGAGCATACAAACCATCCTTGAGATGCACGAAGCTCGTAAAAATGGCTCTTTGCTCGTGGTGACTGGCTGTCTTATGCAGCGCTACAAAGATGAGCTCATAAAAGAGCTACCAGAGGTCGATCTCTTTACCGGCGTGGCTGATTATGACAAGATCGACGAGATCATCTTGAAAAGGCAAAATTTATTTAGCCCGCAGACCTATTTGCAGGCAAACGAAGAGCGCGTCATAACTGGCTCAAACTACCACGCCTACATCAAAATTTCAGAGGGCTGTAACCAAAAATGCAGCTTTTGCGCGATACCGACATTTAAAGGCAAGCTAAAATCGCGCTCGCTTGAAAACATCGTAAATGAGGTCAAAAATCTAGTCAAAAAAGGCTACTACGACTTTAGCTTTTTATCCCAAGACTCAAGCTCATATATGCGCGATCACGGCGTTAGCGACGGACTAATAAATTTAATAGACGAGATAGAAAAGATAAAAGGCGTAAGAAGCGCTAGGATACTTTATCTCTACCCAAGCACGACCAGCAAAGAGCTAATAGAGCGTATCATCGCCTCGCCTATCTTTCACAACTACTTTGACATGCCGATCCAGCACATCAGCGAAAATATGCTAAAGATAATGAAGCGCGGAAGTGGCGCTAAAAAGATAAAAGAGCTTTTAAATTTGATGAGAAATGCCAAAAATTCATTCTTGCGGACTGGCGTCATCGTGGGACACCCAGGCGAGAGCGAGGAGGATTTTGACGAGCTTTGCGAGTTTTTAGAAGAGTTTAAATTTGATAGAATTTCCGCCTTTGCCTACTCAAAAGAAGAAGACACAGCCTCTTTTGAAATGGAGCAAATCCCAGCTAAAATCATCTCAAAAAGGCTAAGCAAGATAGAAAAGATCACTAAAAAAGCGATAAATGAGAGCTTGCAAAAAGAGCTTGGCAAGCAAATTTACGCATCGCTTGAGGGTGAAAGCAGTGAGGGCGAGATGTTTTACGCTGCCAAAAAAGATATCTGGGACAAAGATATAGACGGCGAAATTTTGATCAATGAAAGCGATGTAAAAGAGCTTGAGATCGGCTCACTCTACCTTTGTGAGGTCAGCGACACGGTCGATCAAAAACTAGTCGCCACCATCATCAAAAAAGCAAAATGA
- the rfaE1 gene encoding D-glycero-beta-D-manno-heptose-7-phosphate kinase: MAKRVKILVVGDLMLDHYIWGSCERISPEAPVQVVKINNETYTLGGAGNVVRNLLSLGANVSVASVLGDDEAGKKIKERLAELNVKDELILTEKGRESSIKSRIMASHQQVVRIDKESVVKINLEDELVLKVKENLANFKAVLLSDYGKGVLSEKVCQEIINECVRLKIPVLIDPKGSDYSKYKNATLLTPNKKEASEATNLKIKDKAELEKAIKQLKDELNLTYSIITISEEGIALYDDKLHIFAAKAKEVFDVTGAGDTVLATLGYMLATGADIKEAIKIANLAAAVVVAKIGSATASFSEIEQLLNSSFGANFEHKIKSVEELEEILSQKDKKKIVFTNGCFDILHAGHVKYLARARELGDLLVVGLNSDASVKRLKGEARPINSQDDRACVLSGLGFVDYVVIFDEDTPLNLITKIKPDVLVKGADYKGKEVVGSEIVKEVRLIDFVEGKSTTGIIKRIKDAKNNDKK; the protein is encoded by the coding sequence ATGGCTAAGAGAGTTAAAATTTTAGTCGTCGGTGATCTTATGCTGGATCACTACATCTGGGGCAGTTGCGAGCGCATCTCGCCTGAGGCGCCGGTGCAAGTTGTAAAGATAAATAACGAAACATACACGCTTGGTGGCGCTGGTAACGTGGTGAGAAATTTACTCTCTCTTGGCGCAAACGTAAGCGTGGCTAGCGTCTTAGGAGATGATGAGGCTGGCAAAAAGATAAAGGAGAGGCTTGCTGAGCTAAATGTAAAAGATGAGCTCATCCTTACTGAAAAAGGGCGTGAAAGCTCGATAAAAAGCCGCATCATGGCATCTCACCAGCAAGTTGTCAGGATCGATAAAGAGAGCGTTGTCAAGATAAATTTAGAAGATGAGCTAGTCTTAAAAGTCAAAGAAAATCTTGCAAATTTCAAGGCTGTCTTGCTAAGTGATTACGGCAAAGGCGTGCTTAGCGAGAAGGTCTGCCAAGAGATCATAAACGAGTGCGTGAGGCTAAAGATCCCAGTGCTCATAGACCCAAAAGGCAGCGACTACTCAAAGTATAAAAACGCAACCCTTCTAACGCCAAATAAAAAAGAGGCGAGCGAGGCTACAAATTTAAAGATAAAAGACAAGGCCGAGCTTGAAAAGGCGATAAAACAGCTAAAAGACGAGCTAAATTTGACCTATTCGATCATCACGATCTCAGAAGAGGGCATCGCGCTATATGATGATAAATTGCATATCTTTGCTGCCAAGGCAAAAGAGGTCTTTGATGTCACTGGCGCTGGAGATACGGTGCTTGCTACACTTGGCTACATGCTAGCAACTGGCGCTGATATAAAAGAGGCGATAAAGATAGCAAACCTCGCAGCAGCCGTCGTCGTGGCAAAGATAGGTAGCGCAACGGCTAGCTTTAGTGAGATCGAGCAGCTGCTAAATAGCTCGTTTGGGGCAAATTTCGAGCACAAGATTAAAAGCGTCGAGGAGTTAGAAGAAATTTTGAGCCAAAAGGACAAGAAAAAGATCGTTTTTACAAATGGCTGCTTTGATATCTTGCACGCTGGACACGTAAAATACCTAGCTCGTGCAAGGGAGCTTGGCGATCTTTTGGTTGTTGGGCTAAATTCAGACGCTTCAGTTAAGAGGCTAAAAGGCGAGGCTAGACCTATAAACTCGCAAGATGACAGAGCCTGCGTGCTAAGTGGGCTTGGATTTGTCGATTATGTCGTGATATTTGATGAGGATACGCCTTTAAATTTAATAACAAAGATAAAACCAGACGTGCTTGTAAAAGGGGCTGATTACAAGGGCAAAGAGGTCGTTGGCAGCGAGATCGTAAAAGAGGTCAGGCTAATTGACTTTGTCGAGGGCAAAAGCACAACAGGGATAATAAAAAGGATAAAAGATGCTAAAAACAATGATAAAAAATGA